The nucleotide sequence ctttgatagaggcattggggtttgggcaaacacatctagtAGCCACTTACGgcaatcgagttaataacaacatcgaaacaaaacgttgaactgttttaaacacacatatctggtaactaaacgcgttaacaaaacttcgAACTCACCAGcttcgtctgacacacttgtctgcatgcttgcaggtcgttagattcttgATATGGACTTGCTAtttgggagtgctggagtggtcatgggtcgagactctTGGATACCGGCTTGTTAACGATGAACATGTTTCAAAACAATTGATTTACTgattacattatgcttccgctgaacatttACTTTGGTTAAACTTATGACTTGGATTTATACTTTGAAATGAATggaatgttttatttaattattatgcgtagttcaatgtgattggtggcttggatcctggtacatCACACGTCCCGCGGTGAGTCCGCATGTaatattttgggggtgtgacagtttaaaTCGAAAATTTCGTGAGAAGATAAAAAGTTACAAGGATATGATACTTGTACATTAAGTCATAGATATAATCATCAATAAGCAATTATATAGTTGGAgtacataatcacataattgtaaGTAATTAATTAGTGCTACATAAACGTAATGATAAATAAGCACACAGTGTATACAAAATCACCTAACGCTATACTTGTTCTAAAAAATAAGACGTACTACAAAATCACGTAACGTTATGTAATCACGTATTAGGTATGTAAAAATCACAAATAACGTTATAATTGTTCTGAATATAAGGCATACTACCTAATTATGTAATGCTAGGTAATCATGTAATGGTATAGAAtcacttaacatgttaaaaaagtTAATTAAAATAATTATAGCAATACCATACTCAAATTAAACATAATACATGTTTGCttttattgtatatttttttaaatattaacgtatgaaaaaatTATGACCATTTAAAAGTTAACAATTGTGTCTATTTGCATTTTTATCCTTTCACCATTTGTTTATGTTAGAGCATTCACGGTAGCATCTCCATATTTATGTGTATGGGTTCTCTATATTGGATGTAGTGGTTGTGAGCGGAGGACAAATAAAATGTTATTGTTCATCCGTATATTTAGTAAGACATTGTTCACCCTttagaattttttaatattttttgaaaGTGGTAATGATAAGTGTATAAAAAAaagtattatttaattgaaaagaagaGACAAAATAGTGATTTTTACTATGAATACTCTTACATAATTCTAAAAATTTGGGAAAAATTAATTCCAactattggtttacaagactaGTTTTAAAAACGTTTAGTATATGAATAAACTCAACCATTGTGCAATCTCACCAAGATGAGCACAAGATGTATGAACATTCATGAGACAAGAGTTGTTTGATCTAGCGTTGTTGTAAACAATGAAATGATCATTTTGAAGTCATTGATTCGTAAGTGTGATGCCATTATTCTACTCCAAGAAAGAACATATCACTAAGGCATATCATCGAACAACAATCATGTGTTGTTAATATCATCTTTCACATCGAAGATGTCCATATAACTATTTTTGTACTACCAATTTGTTAATTTGAATGATAGAACTAAATTTGCGCACTACCCAATACCCACAAATTGATCATCGAATTGAATTGGATGGGTAAATCGGTAATGATTCATGAAATAGAAGAGACATAATTATCTTAGATCTTAATCGTTAATCAAAATATGATCCATGGACTAAAAATTATTCTTGTAGTTTCTAACTATTTAATTTTCTCAATTAGAAGTCCATGTGTTCTTGCTTATGCCTTAATCCAAAGAAACTTGAACAATCCTCTTCCCAACGTTATCGCCTCGAAAGAGCCCTACAAAAGCTGAAGGAACACCCTCAAGACCGACTGAGACATCTTCAAGCACATGTATCTTGCCTGTACGAAGGTGGTCAATAGTCGTGGTGAGAAACTCTGGAAACAAACTCATGTAATCACCAGATAAGAATCCTTGAATGGTGATTCTTTTATATATAACGTTTAGCAAATCTGGTGCTGCTCGTTTTCCCGCATTAGTGTATTCTGCAATGATTCCACAAAGTGCAACCCTACCATTCATGTTCATGTTTGATATTGCTGCCTCTAGCATCTCACCTCCCACGTTATCAAAGTATATGTCAATCCCATTCGGGAAATACCTATAAATTAAAACACATAAACATGTCTTTATCAAAAGGCCATGGcgataatttttattattttcaccTTTGGAGTGTTGAATTTAGATCGGTTTCTTCTTTATAGTTGAACACTTCATCAAATCCGAGCTTTTCTTTAAGCAATTTCACCTGAATTCAACCATGTTTTGTTATTATTCATTCTTTATATCTAGCATATCGAATACACATGATAAATATATAGAAATTTCAAAATATGATAACCTTATTTGGGCTCCCAGCACAGCCCACAACATAACACCCAAAATGCTTAGCATATTGGCCCACCAAATTTCCTACTGATCCAGAAGCAGCCGAGACAAAGACTTTTTCACCCTTCTTGGGCTTACATATTTCAAAAAACCCAGAATAAGCGGTAAGTCCACTAAGCCCTGTATTTCACAAACACAAAAGAGTATATAAGCCCATATCAAAATAAAACCCACAAACATCTTTTTTTCGAAA is from Helianthus annuus cultivar XRQ/B chromosome 9, HanXRQr2.0-SUNRISE, whole genome shotgun sequence and encodes:
- the LOC110877331 gene encoding 2-alkenal reductase (NADP(+)-dependent), giving the protein MEVTNKFIVIKTQIDGKPQESDFEFKTEPFSLTVKPGSNDIIIKNLYMSIDPYQINRMKTMSSSQKASEFAVGISPGKVIDAYGVGKVIASGNPKFEKDDYVVGLISWGEYSISQGFILNKLDPMGFPLTYHVGLLGLSGLTAYSGFFEICKPKKGEKVFVSAASGSVGNLVGQYAKHFGCYVVGCAGSPNKVKLLKEKLGFDEVFNYKEETDLNSTLQRYFPNGIDIYFDNVGGEMLEAAISNMNMNGRVALCGIIAEYTNAGKRAAPDLLNVIYKRITIQGFLSGDYMSLFPEFLTTTIDHLRTGKIHVLEDVSVGLEGVPSAFVGLFRGDNVGKRIVQVSLD